In the Thermodesulfovibrionales bacterium genome, TCGCCTTCCTCACCGCCTCGATCACTTCATGGCCCACGTTATAGCAGCACCACCTGATGCCCGGGCCTATTGCTACCGTTATGTTTGACGGCGACGAGAAGAACCTCTCTGACATCGCCTCGATGGTGAGCTTCAGTATTCCTGCTGCCGTTCCCCTCCAGCCCGCATGCACCGCCCCCGCAACGCGGTTGACCCTGTCGTAAAGTAGAACCGGAACGCAGTCTGCCGCCTGAACGCCGATGACTATATCGTTCCTCCGCGTTATGACGGCATCCCCTATCTTGGCGTCAAGATCTCCATCGACCATGACAACTCTGTCGGTGTGCCTCTGCATCGGCAGATAGATTTTTCCCCTCTCGACAGAAGAGATTTCTGAT is a window encoding:
- the pgeF gene encoding peptidoglycan editing factor PgeF, whose protein sequence is MEQIIFPDMPDHRVKAFFTGKRPGVDLERISEISSVERGKIYLPMQRHTDRVVMVDGDLDAKIGDAVITRRNDIVIGVQAADCVPVLLYDRVNRVAGAVHAGWRGTAAGILKLTIEAMSERFFSSPSNITVAIGPGIRWCCYNVGHEVIEAVRKATGEGDYYKNKGDIYYLDLQSSNSYQALGMGVPQENIWLSGECTYCLPEKYYSYRFAKGSTGRQGGFIRLL